A single Actinomadura algeriensis DNA region contains:
- a CDS encoding LLM class flavin-dependent oxidoreductase: protein MRLALHIDDYSGFGAPGELGPVLARVAETAESAGFARLSVPDHMWHAEDAAAPMPESYTTLGFVAARTRSIELQTLVTAATYRPPGLLAKIVSTLDVLSGGRAWLGIGPGRNAGEAAGLGLPFGPAGERFDRLEETVQICRQTWSVNCDPFVGEHYRLGSTVGSPRPVSRPRPRILIGGDEEEALRLAAVYADASNVRTGQDARHRIDRLRGHCAEAGRDPDAVETTGVLSHPADGRGDADRLLKELWRLNESGFDTVYLAVPGAGTLTPLETVGAKIIPEIATW from the coding sequence ATGAGACTCGCGCTGCACATCGACGACTACTCGGGCTTCGGCGCGCCGGGTGAGCTGGGTCCCGTGCTGGCGCGGGTCGCGGAAACGGCCGAGTCGGCGGGGTTCGCGCGGTTGAGCGTGCCCGACCACATGTGGCACGCCGAGGACGCCGCGGCTCCGATGCCGGAGTCGTACACGACGCTGGGGTTCGTCGCGGCCCGTACGCGGTCGATCGAGCTGCAGACGCTGGTGACGGCGGCGACGTACCGTCCACCGGGGCTGCTGGCGAAGATCGTGTCGACGCTGGACGTGCTGTCGGGCGGGCGCGCGTGGCTGGGGATCGGCCCGGGCCGGAACGCGGGGGAGGCGGCGGGGCTGGGGCTGCCGTTCGGCCCGGCCGGCGAACGCTTCGACCGGCTGGAGGAGACCGTCCAGATCTGCCGGCAGACGTGGAGCGTGAACTGCGATCCGTTCGTCGGGGAGCACTACCGGCTGGGGAGCACCGTCGGCTCGCCGCGGCCCGTGAGCCGCCCCAGGCCGCGGATCCTCATCGGCGGGGACGAGGAGGAGGCGCTGCGCCTGGCCGCCGTCTACGCCGACGCGTCCAATGTCCGGACGGGGCAGGACGCGCGGCACCGGATCGACCGGCTCCGCGGGCACTGCGCCGAGGCCGGCCGGGATCCCGACGCCGTCGAGACGACCGGCGTCCTGTCGCACCCCGCCGACGGCCGGGGCGACGCCGATCGGCTGCTGAAGGAACTGTGGCGGCTGAACGAATCGGGCTTCGACACCGTCTACCTCGCCGTCCCCGGTGCGGGGACGCTCACGCCGCTCGAGACGGTCGGCGCGAAGATCATTCCGGAGATCGCCACCTGGTGA
- a CDS encoding class I adenylate-forming enzyme family protein, which produces MEDQKSYSRQIAELAEARPDERALCFSLLDGTEPEFTWRELHERSSQVAGALTARGVGVGDRLALSLRNTPEFVLSALAAWKLGAVPIPVRWDLPDWELSRVREVIDPKAHLGPSDVPWIEATAADAVPDLPDAVSPQVFGICSSGSTGTPKVIVTERPSLFDERRAIPFAQAWQPVPRPETILVLAPMYHTNGFSTLTNLLGGDRLLIMEKFDAARVVDLIERHRVSTFTSTPTMLQRIANLPDIDRRDLSSIEWFMQGAAPMPPSLVHRWAGLVGAERAFMAYGMTEGFGLTALRGDEWLAHEGSVGRGFQGTELRILDEAGKELPPGEIGTVYLKSAVLGGAYTYLGTTERAAATEDGFQTAGDMGYLDEEGYLYLKDRAVDLIITGGANVFPAEVETALIDHPEIADVVVIGLRDPEWGRRVHAVIEPADHAAPPSAAEVIAFAKGRLAAYKVPKTVEIVDAVPRSAATKVSRGAMVKARGG; this is translated from the coding sequence ATGGAAGACCAGAAGAGTTACAGCCGGCAGATCGCCGAGCTGGCCGAGGCGCGACCGGACGAGCGGGCGCTGTGCTTCAGCCTGCTCGACGGCACGGAACCGGAGTTCACCTGGCGCGAGCTGCACGAACGGTCGAGCCAGGTCGCCGGCGCGCTCACCGCCCGGGGAGTGGGCGTCGGGGACCGGCTCGCGCTGAGCCTGCGCAACACCCCCGAGTTCGTGCTGAGCGCGCTCGCCGCGTGGAAGCTCGGGGCGGTCCCGATCCCGGTGCGGTGGGACCTGCCGGACTGGGAGCTGTCGCGGGTGCGCGAGGTGATCGACCCGAAGGCGCACCTCGGCCCGTCCGACGTCCCGTGGATCGAGGCGACCGCCGCCGACGCGGTGCCCGACCTGCCCGACGCGGTGTCGCCGCAGGTCTTCGGCATCTGCAGCAGCGGATCGACGGGCACTCCCAAGGTGATCGTCACCGAGCGGCCGTCGCTGTTCGACGAGCGCCGCGCGATCCCGTTCGCGCAGGCGTGGCAGCCGGTCCCGCGCCCCGAGACGATCCTCGTGCTCGCCCCGATGTACCACACCAACGGCTTCTCCACCCTGACGAACCTGCTGGGCGGCGACCGGCTTCTGATCATGGAGAAGTTCGACGCGGCGCGCGTGGTGGACCTCATCGAACGGCACCGGGTGTCGACGTTCACCTCCACGCCCACCATGCTGCAGCGCATCGCGAACCTGCCGGACATCGACCGGCGCGACCTGTCCAGCATCGAGTGGTTCATGCAGGGGGCGGCGCCCATGCCGCCGTCGCTGGTGCACCGGTGGGCCGGCCTGGTCGGGGCCGAGCGCGCCTTCATGGCCTACGGCATGACCGAGGGCTTCGGCCTCACCGCGCTGCGCGGCGACGAGTGGCTCGCGCACGAGGGCAGCGTCGGCCGCGGCTTCCAGGGCACCGAACTCCGGATCCTGGACGAGGCGGGGAAGGAGCTCCCGCCGGGAGAGATCGGCACCGTCTACCTGAAATCGGCGGTCCTCGGCGGCGCCTACACCTACCTCGGGACCACCGAGCGCGCGGCGGCCACCGAGGACGGGTTCCAGACGGCGGGCGACATGGGCTACCTCGACGAGGAGGGCTACCTCTACCTCAAGGACCGCGCCGTCGACCTGATCATCACCGGCGGCGCGAACGTGTTCCCCGCCGAGGTGGAGACCGCGCTCATCGACCATCCGGAGATCGCCGACGTGGTGGTGATCGGGCTGCGCGACCCCGAGTGGGGACGCCGCGTCCACGCCGTCATCGAACCGGCGGACCACGCCGCGCCGCCCTCGGCCGCCGAGGTCATCGCGTTCGCGAAGGGACGGCTGGCCGCCTACAAGGTGCCGAAGACGGTCGAGATCGTCGACGCCGTCCCGCGCAGTGCCGCCACCAAGGTCAGCCGCGGCGCCATGGTCAAGGCTCGCGGCGGCTGA
- a CDS encoding amidohydrolase family protein, which produces MASTPNLDWLISVDDHVLEPPNVWVDRVASKDRDRAPHMEVDDDGMDFWVYDGKRMPSSGLSAVVGKAKEEFSPEPVPYSEMAPGCYDAAARIEDMNRAGVLASLCFPSVTRFCGQLFYEAEDRAFGFTCLQAYNDWMIDEWCATAPGRYIPLVLIPLWDPKLAAKEMERCAAKGATTFAFSENPEPLGLPTIHDPGGYWEPVMAAANELEMVASMHVGSSSTLPQICSDAPFMANLTWGATRTSGTMLSFLFSGLFQRYPKLKIALSEGEAGWAPYFLERAEQVLDKQRHWVKRGTKFMDHAGSGEVVDLDDLDLRADFANHIYLCIIEDQHAIASLGEIPEDNLMCETDYPHSDTTWPNSIQVARKTMVGLPEETQYKILRGNAERLYRFTPAEPPVIAGA; this is translated from the coding sequence ATGGCGTCCACCCCGAATCTGGACTGGCTGATCTCGGTCGACGACCACGTGCTGGAGCCGCCCAACGTGTGGGTCGACCGCGTCGCGAGCAAGGACCGCGACCGCGCCCCGCACATGGAGGTCGACGACGACGGCATGGACTTCTGGGTCTATGACGGCAAGCGGATGCCCAGCTCCGGCCTGAGCGCCGTGGTCGGGAAGGCCAAGGAGGAGTTCAGCCCGGAGCCGGTGCCCTACAGCGAGATGGCGCCCGGCTGCTACGACGCCGCCGCGCGCATCGAGGACATGAACCGCGCGGGCGTCCTGGCCTCGCTGTGCTTCCCGTCGGTGACGCGGTTCTGCGGGCAGCTGTTCTACGAGGCGGAGGACCGCGCGTTCGGGTTCACGTGCCTCCAGGCGTACAACGACTGGATGATCGACGAGTGGTGCGCGACCGCGCCCGGCCGCTACATCCCGCTCGTCCTCATCCCGCTGTGGGACCCGAAGCTGGCCGCCAAGGAGATGGAGCGCTGCGCGGCCAAGGGCGCCACCACGTTCGCGTTCTCGGAGAACCCCGAGCCGCTCGGGCTGCCGACGATCCACGACCCCGGCGGGTACTGGGAGCCGGTCATGGCGGCGGCGAACGAGCTGGAGATGGTCGCGTCGATGCACGTCGGCTCGTCCTCGACGCTGCCGCAGATCTGCTCGGACGCGCCGTTCATGGCCAACCTCACGTGGGGTGCGACGCGCACCTCGGGCACGATGCTGTCGTTCCTGTTCAGCGGCCTGTTCCAGCGCTACCCGAAGCTGAAGATCGCGCTGTCGGAAGGGGAGGCGGGCTGGGCGCCCTACTTCCTGGAGCGGGCCGAGCAGGTCCTGGACAAGCAGCGGCACTGGGTCAAGCGCGGCACCAAGTTCATGGACCACGCCGGCAGCGGCGAGGTGGTCGATCTGGACGACCTCGACCTGCGGGCCGACTTCGCGAACCACATCTACCTGTGCATCATCGAGGACCAGCACGCCATCGCCAGCCTCGGCGAGATCCCCGAGGACAACCTGATGTGCGAGACCGACTACCCGCACTCCGACACCACCTGGCCCAACAGCATCCAGGTGGCGAGGAAGACCATGGTCGGGCTGCCGGAGGAGACGCAGTACAAGATCCTGCGCGGCAACGCCGAGCGCCTCTACCGGTTCACCCCGGCCGAGCCGCCCGTCATCGCCGGAGCCTGA
- a CDS encoding nitroreductase family deazaflavin-dependent oxidoreductase — MSEKEPGYTAPDLGLVGAEHVARYRETGGEVGYLWNGAPTLLLTTTGRRSGRPRTSAMIFGRDGDDHLVVASMGGAPRHPQWYLNLEAEPGAEIQVRAELLRVTARTASEDERPRLWKIMTEVWPNYDVYQSRTERRIPVVVLSPA; from the coding sequence ATGAGCGAGAAGGAACCCGGCTACACCGCCCCCGACCTCGGGCTCGTCGGCGCCGAACACGTCGCGCGCTACCGGGAGACCGGCGGCGAGGTCGGCTACCTGTGGAACGGCGCCCCGACGCTGCTGCTCACCACGACCGGACGCAGGAGCGGGCGGCCCCGCACCTCGGCGATGATCTTCGGCCGGGACGGCGACGACCACCTCGTCGTCGCGTCCATGGGGGGCGCCCCGCGGCACCCGCAGTGGTACCTGAACCTGGAAGCCGAGCCCGGCGCGGAGATCCAGGTGCGGGCGGAGCTTCTGCGGGTGACGGCCCGCACCGCCTCCGAGGACGAACGTCCCCGGCTCTGGAAGATCATGACGGAGGTGTGGCCGAACTACGACGTGTACCAGTCGCGCACCGAGCGGCGCATACCGGTCGTGGTCCTGTCCCCGGCGTGA
- a CDS encoding amidohydrolase family protein yields the protein MPTRELPYPVFDADNHLYETEDAFTRYLPKEYRRAIEYVQVRGRTKIAIRGRISEYIPNPTFEVVARPGAQEEYFRNGNPEGKSYRELVGDPIRSIPAFREPGPRLELMNEQGVQRTLMFPTLASLLEERMRDDPELTHAVVHALNRWMDEVWSFNYKDRIFTTPVITLPIVEKAVEELEWALERGARAVLIRPAPAYGFRGPRSFALPEFDPFWKRVQDSGVLVAFHSSDSGYERYSGDWEGAQREYLPFEPQPFRHIGQWRAIEDAMASLICHGCLSRFPDLKIATIETGSSWVGPLIEKLADIHKKMPQGFQEHPVEQMRRLIHVSPFIEDDMSALADVLGIDRVLFGSDFPHPEGKADPVTYVDDLAALSEPDKAKIMGGNLSRLMSV from the coding sequence ATGCCGACGCGTGAACTGCCGTATCCGGTCTTCGACGCGGACAACCACCTGTACGAGACCGAGGACGCCTTCACCCGGTACCTGCCGAAGGAGTACCGGCGGGCGATCGAGTACGTGCAGGTCCGCGGCCGGACGAAGATCGCGATCCGGGGGCGGATCAGCGAGTACATCCCGAACCCGACGTTCGAGGTCGTGGCCCGTCCGGGCGCCCAGGAGGAGTACTTCCGCAACGGCAACCCCGAGGGCAAGTCGTACCGGGAGCTCGTCGGCGACCCGATCCGGTCGATCCCGGCGTTCCGCGAGCCGGGGCCGCGCCTGGAGCTGATGAACGAGCAGGGGGTCCAGCGCACGCTGATGTTCCCGACGCTGGCGAGCCTGCTGGAAGAGCGGATGCGGGACGACCCGGAACTGACCCACGCGGTCGTGCACGCCCTGAACCGGTGGATGGACGAGGTCTGGTCGTTCAACTACAAGGACCGGATCTTCACCACGCCGGTGATCACGCTTCCGATCGTCGAGAAGGCCGTCGAGGAACTGGAGTGGGCGCTGGAGCGCGGCGCGCGGGCCGTCCTGATCCGGCCCGCTCCGGCGTACGGGTTCCGCGGCCCCCGGTCGTTCGCGCTGCCGGAGTTCGACCCGTTCTGGAAGCGGGTGCAGGACAGCGGCGTGCTGGTGGCCTTCCACTCGTCCGACAGCGGTTACGAGCGGTACTCCGGTGACTGGGAGGGGGCGCAGCGGGAGTACCTGCCGTTCGAACCGCAGCCGTTCCGCCACATCGGGCAGTGGCGCGCGATCGAGGACGCGATGGCGTCGCTGATCTGCCACGGCTGCCTGTCCCGGTTCCCCGACCTGAAGATCGCGACGATCGAGACCGGCTCGTCGTGGGTGGGACCGCTGATCGAGAAGCTGGCCGACATCCACAAGAAGATGCCGCAGGGCTTCCAGGAGCACCCGGTGGAGCAGATGCGCCGCCTGATCCACGTCAGCCCGTTCATCGAGGACGACATGTCCGCGCTCGCCGACGTGCTCGGCATCGACCGGGTGCTGTTCGGCTCGGACTTCCCCCACCCCGAGGGCAAGGCCGACCCGGTCACCTACGTCGACGACCTGGCGGCCCTGAGCGAGCCCGACAAGGCCAAGATCATGGGCGGCAACCTCTCCCGGCTGATGTCGGTGTGA
- a CDS encoding aldehyde dehydrogenase family protein, whose protein sequence is MTLLPQRGSYIAGKWTDGDDAFAVENPADESHVADVAAAPVAEIERAIVEARRSFDAGVWADTPAPERARALRAFLDHIEGAHAALVATMVAEAGQPRVFAERAQFGAGLALSRDTIDLYLSMTHEETNPVPADELLRDGVRLSIRRHEPVGVVAAITPYNAAFLMGLQKIVPALMAGNSVVLRPSPLTPLSSLVFGAAAEAAGLPPGVLSVVLEPGPAGAELLTGHPAVDMVSFTGSTTVGRLILGQAAPTVKRVALELGGKSAQIYLPDAVGRAAAGAVAVVAATAGQACVAATRMLVPQENKDEVVEAVSRAYSAITVGPPADPSAGMGPVISAAQRDRCEHFVKLAVEHGGRVAHGGGRPEGLDRGYYFEPTVLDLPGNDNPAAREEIFGPVIGIIGYRDVDDAVRIANDSDYGLSGQVYGTDVAAATSVARRLRTGAVNVNTGMFSAYAPSGGYKQSGLGRERGPDGVRAFQEVKHLAIGELR, encoded by the coding sequence TTGACACTCCTGCCTCAGCGCGGCTCATACATCGCCGGCAAATGGACGGACGGCGACGACGCGTTCGCGGTGGAGAACCCGGCCGACGAGTCGCACGTCGCCGACGTCGCCGCCGCGCCCGTCGCCGAGATCGAGCGCGCGATCGTCGAGGCGCGGCGCAGCTTCGACGCCGGCGTGTGGGCGGACACGCCCGCCCCGGAACGCGCGCGGGCGCTGCGCGCGTTCCTCGACCACATCGAGGGGGCCCACGCGGCGCTCGTCGCCACGATGGTCGCGGAGGCGGGCCAGCCCCGCGTCTTCGCCGAACGCGCGCAGTTCGGCGCCGGGCTGGCGCTCTCGCGCGACACCATCGACCTCTACCTGTCGATGACCCACGAGGAGACCAACCCGGTTCCCGCCGACGAGCTCCTCCGCGACGGGGTGCGGCTGAGCATCCGGCGACACGAGCCCGTCGGGGTGGTGGCCGCGATCACGCCCTACAACGCGGCGTTCCTCATGGGCCTGCAGAAGATCGTCCCGGCGCTGATGGCGGGGAACTCGGTGGTGCTGCGCCCGAGCCCGCTGACGCCGCTGTCGTCGCTGGTGTTCGGCGCGGCGGCCGAGGCGGCCGGGCTGCCGCCCGGCGTGCTGAGCGTCGTGCTGGAGCCCGGTCCCGCCGGAGCCGAGCTGCTGACCGGCCACCCGGCGGTGGACATGGTGTCGTTCACCGGGTCGACCACGGTCGGCCGGCTCATCCTCGGGCAGGCCGCGCCGACGGTGAAGCGGGTGGCCCTCGAACTCGGCGGCAAGTCGGCGCAGATCTACCTGCCGGACGCCGTCGGCCGGGCCGCGGCGGGCGCCGTCGCCGTCGTCGCGGCGACCGCCGGGCAGGCGTGCGTCGCCGCCACCCGCATGCTCGTGCCCCAGGAGAACAAGGACGAGGTCGTCGAGGCGGTGTCCCGGGCGTACTCGGCCATCACGGTCGGCCCGCCGGCCGACCCGTCCGCCGGGATGGGGCCCGTCATCAGCGCCGCCCAGCGGGACCGCTGCGAGCACTTCGTGAAACTGGCGGTGGAGCACGGCGGCAGGGTGGCGCACGGGGGCGGCCGCCCGGAGGGACTCGACCGCGGCTACTACTTCGAGCCGACGGTCCTGGACCTACCGGGCAACGACAACCCGGCGGCGCGGGAGGAGATCTTCGGCCCGGTCATCGGAATCATCGGCTACCGCGACGTCGACGACGCCGTGCGGATCGCCAACGACAGCGACTACGGGCTGTCCGGCCAGGTGTACGGGACGGACGTCGCCGCCGCGACGTCCGTCGCGCGCCGGCTGCGGACCGGGGCGGTCAACGTCAACACCGGCATGTTCAGCGCCTACGCGCCGAGCGGCGGCTACAAGCAGAGCGGCCTCGGCAGGGAACGCGGGCCCGACGGGGTCCGCGCCTTCCAGGAAGTGAAGCACCTGGCCATCGGCGAGCTCCGCTGA
- a CDS encoding TetR/AcrR family transcriptional regulator has protein sequence MSESNVAAVPWAEHAADRSPMVQRWRTRNMQQTRTMVEAAQRLITEKGGQWTTQELAKEAGVALQTFYRHFGGKDQLLLAVLEDMIERQSAVYEATTNDLANPVERLRQFIVSALESVGSGRGSAAARFITAEHWRLLQLFPEDVSRATRPFVDMVARELEAARRAELLDPVDVEHDAEFLTKLVMSVFHHYAFVSTGETAEAIADRLWKFCLTGIGGRADTAGGT, from the coding sequence GTGAGCGAGAGTAACGTGGCGGCCGTGCCCTGGGCCGAACACGCAGCCGACCGGTCACCGATGGTGCAGCGGTGGCGGACGCGCAACATGCAGCAGACGAGGACCATGGTCGAAGCCGCCCAGCGGCTGATCACCGAGAAGGGCGGCCAGTGGACGACGCAGGAACTCGCGAAAGAGGCCGGCGTCGCCCTGCAGACCTTCTACCGGCACTTCGGCGGTAAGGACCAGCTGCTCCTGGCCGTCCTCGAGGACATGATCGAGAGGCAGTCGGCCGTCTACGAGGCCACGACGAACGACCTGGCGAATCCGGTGGAGCGCCTGCGCCAGTTCATCGTGTCCGCGCTGGAGAGCGTGGGGAGCGGGCGCGGGAGCGCGGCGGCGCGGTTCATCACCGCCGAGCACTGGCGGCTGCTCCAGCTCTTCCCCGAAGACGTGTCGCGCGCCACCCGTCCGTTCGTCGACATGGTGGCGCGCGAACTCGAGGCGGCACGGCGGGCGGAGCTGCTCGACCCGGTCGATGTCGAGCATGACGCCGAGTTCCTGACGAAGCTGGTCATGTCCGTGTTCCATCACTACGCGTTCGTGTCGACGGGGGAGACCGCCGAGGCGATCGCCGACCGTCTCTGGAAATTCTGCCTGACCGGCATCGGGGGCCGCGCGGACACCGCCGGCGGAACCTGA
- a CDS encoding TetR/AcrR family transcriptional regulator: MTTDDARAARAPRAGTRAPGDGEPDGKPAPGGEARSPKGRRTRLRLLDAGKTVFERDGFLKAKISDIAAEAGMSHGSFYHYFDSKEQIFREVAARVEDRLLDVDDLERAAGGSRDPVARIRAANLWYLDAYRREAGIMRVIEEVSRYDDEVRAVRVKRDGALADRIESAIVRLQEQGRADERVDGRYAAMALGGMVARFAEQMFVAGGAFEFDESVEQLTLLWANSIGLTEATPED, encoded by the coding sequence ATGACCACGGACGACGCCCGAGCCGCCCGGGCACCTCGAGCCGGAACGCGCGCGCCGGGAGACGGCGAGCCGGACGGGAAGCCGGCCCCGGGCGGTGAGGCGCGTTCACCCAAGGGGCGGCGCACCCGGCTGCGGCTGCTCGACGCGGGAAAGACGGTCTTCGAGCGGGACGGCTTCCTCAAAGCGAAAATCTCCGACATCGCCGCCGAGGCGGGCATGTCGCACGGCTCCTTCTACCACTACTTCGACTCCAAGGAGCAGATCTTCCGGGAGGTTGCCGCCCGGGTCGAGGACCGGCTGCTGGACGTCGACGACCTCGAGCGCGCGGCGGGCGGCTCCCGCGACCCGGTCGCGCGGATCCGCGCCGCCAACCTGTGGTACCTGGACGCGTACCGCCGTGAGGCCGGGATCATGCGGGTGATCGAGGAGGTCAGCCGCTACGACGACGAGGTCCGCGCCGTCCGGGTGAAGCGGGACGGGGCGCTGGCGGACCGGATCGAGTCGGCGATCGTCCGGCTGCAGGAGCAGGGGCGGGCCGACGAGCGGGTCGACGGACGGTACGCCGCGATGGCGCTCGGCGGCATGGTGGCGCGGTTCGCCGAGCAGATGTTCGTCGCGGGCGGCGCCTTCGAGTTCGACGAATCCGTCGAACAGTTGACGCTGCTGTGGGCGAACTCGATCGGCCTCACCGAGGCGACGCCCGAGGACTGA
- a CDS encoding ferredoxin, translated as MSGRVVVDRDACIGAGMCLVFAPESFTHDEESKAVVVDQHGDPEEAVDTAVEGCPTGALSRVTDGATA; from the coding sequence ATGAGCGGTCGTGTCGTCGTGGACAGGGACGCGTGCATCGGCGCGGGGATGTGCCTGGTCTTCGCGCCGGAGTCCTTCACGCACGATGAGGAGAGCAAGGCGGTCGTCGTCGACCAGCACGGCGATCCCGAGGAGGCCGTCGACACGGCGGTGGAAGGGTGCCCCACCGGGGCGCTGAGCAGGGTCACGGACGGAGCGACGGCGTGA
- a CDS encoding cytochrome P450: protein MTETQALDRERIRELFDLRSSYNQRMGGDFTADPYPVWHELRESGPVHEGTVHELTGYPGSAIFQGLPEPDRPHYSAFGHAALDAAYRNPEVFASSPDEVDPTGRTDVSNSMLSMAGDQHRRYRALVQPSFVPAKARWWITNWIERTVQELIDGFVADGRAELNVDFCAAIPLLTITGGFGMPPEQALEVRESLHDPMKIVQMLQPIVAARREAPRDDLISVLVEAELKEEDGGTHRLSDAEIYSFALLLLLAGSGTTWKQMGITITALLQRPELLQRVKEDRSLLRPATEEALRWMPTDPMFSRYVTRDVDFHGTRLPAGAVLHLCLGAANRDPSRWERPDEYDVTRTMRASFAFGGGPHICLGMHVARAEIATGIGALLDRLPGLRLDPAAEPPRFIGMYERGVTEIPVLFGQ from the coding sequence ATGACTGAGACCCAGGCGCTGGACCGCGAGCGGATCCGGGAGCTGTTCGACCTGCGCAGCAGCTACAACCAGCGGATGGGCGGCGACTTCACCGCCGACCCCTATCCGGTCTGGCACGAGCTGCGCGAGAGCGGGCCGGTGCACGAGGGCACCGTCCACGAGCTGACCGGATACCCCGGCTCGGCCATCTTCCAGGGGCTGCCCGAACCCGACCGGCCGCACTACTCGGCGTTCGGCCACGCCGCACTGGACGCGGCCTACCGGAACCCGGAGGTGTTCGCCTCGTCCCCGGACGAGGTCGACCCCACCGGCCGCACCGACGTGTCCAACAGCATGCTGTCGATGGCGGGCGACCAGCACCGCCGCTACCGCGCGCTGGTGCAGCCGTCGTTCGTCCCGGCCAAGGCCCGGTGGTGGATCACCAACTGGATCGAGCGGACGGTCCAGGAGCTGATCGACGGCTTCGTCGCGGACGGGCGCGCGGAACTGAACGTCGACTTCTGTGCGGCCATCCCGCTGTTGACGATCACCGGCGGTTTCGGGATGCCCCCGGAGCAGGCGCTCGAAGTCCGCGAGTCCCTGCACGACCCGATGAAGATCGTCCAGATGCTGCAGCCGATCGTCGCCGCCCGCCGGGAGGCGCCGCGGGACGACCTGATCAGCGTGCTCGTCGAGGCGGAACTCAAGGAGGAGGACGGCGGCACCCATCGCCTGTCCGACGCCGAGATCTACTCGTTCGCGCTGTTGCTGCTGCTCGCGGGGTCGGGCACGACCTGGAAGCAGATGGGCATCACGATCACCGCCCTGCTGCAGCGGCCGGAACTGCTGCAGCGGGTCAAGGAGGACCGCTCGCTGCTGCGCCCCGCGACCGAGGAGGCGCTGCGGTGGATGCCCACCGACCCGATGTTCTCCCGGTACGTGACGCGGGACGTCGACTTCCACGGCACGCGCCTGCCCGCCGGGGCGGTGCTGCACCTGTGCCTGGGCGCCGCGAACCGCGACCCGTCCCGCTGGGAACGCCCGGACGAGTACGACGTCACCCGGACGATGCGCGCGTCGTTCGCGTTCGGCGGCGGCCCGCACATCTGCCTCGGCATGCACGTCGCGCGGGCCGAGATCGCCACCGGGATCGGGGCGCTGCTCGACCGGCTCCCCGGCCTGCGGCTGGACCCGGCCGCCGAGCCGCCCCGCTTCATCGGCATGTACGAACGCGGCGTCACCGAGATACCGGTGCTCTTCGGCCAGTAA
- a CDS encoding SDR family NAD(P)-dependent oxidoreductase, translating to MLDGKSAVVTGAGSGVGRASALRFAEEGARVVCADISLERVEETAALVAKAGGTAVAVRADVCAEDDVVAMLDAAVENFGRLDIVFNNAGIPTPRLGAKLEDHSVEDFERLIGVNLRGVFLGSKHAVLRFKAQGGGGVVLNTGSVAGLVGWGGSVYGATKGGVHQLTRAVAVEGAPFGIRANAICPAGMPYTGFMAAGGLGDGSGPDEETVRMTGAQHPLGNPITAEDCAEAAIYLVSDRAANVTGVLLPVDGGYVAK from the coding sequence ATGCTGGACGGAAAGAGCGCCGTGGTCACCGGCGCCGGATCGGGCGTGGGCCGCGCCTCGGCGCTGCGGTTCGCCGAGGAGGGCGCGCGCGTGGTGTGCGCCGACATCAGCCTGGAGCGGGTCGAGGAGACGGCCGCGCTCGTCGCGAAGGCGGGCGGCACCGCCGTGGCCGTCCGCGCGGACGTCTGCGCGGAGGACGACGTCGTCGCGATGCTGGATGCGGCCGTCGAGAACTTCGGGCGGCTGGACATCGTGTTCAACAACGCCGGGATCCCCACCCCCCGGCTCGGCGCCAAGCTGGAAGACCACTCGGTGGAGGACTTCGAGCGGCTGATCGGGGTCAACCTGCGCGGCGTCTTCCTCGGCAGCAAGCACGCCGTGCTCCGCTTCAAGGCGCAGGGCGGCGGCGGGGTCGTCCTCAACACAGGTTCGGTGGCGGGCCTGGTCGGCTGGGGCGGATCGGTGTACGGCGCGACCAAGGGCGGCGTGCACCAGCTGACCCGGGCCGTCGCGGTCGAGGGCGCACCGTTCGGGATCCGGGCGAACGCCATCTGCCCGGCGGGGATGCCCTACACCGGGTTCATGGCGGCCGGCGGTCTCGGCGACGGGTCCGGCCCGGACGAGGAGACGGTGCGGATGACCGGCGCCCAGCATCCGCTCGGAAACCCGATCACCGCCGAGGACTGCGCCGAGGCCGCGATCTACCTGGTGTCGGACCGGGCCGCCAACGTCACCGGCGTCCTGCTCCCCGTCGACGGCGGGTACGTGGCGAAGTGA